One region of Streptomyces sp. CG4 genomic DNA includes:
- a CDS encoding CapA family protein, translating to MGGGVVRLFLCGDVMLGRGVDQILPHPGNPELREGYVTDARSYVELAEAVSGPIPAPVDPGWPWGEALRLLERAAPDARIVNLETSVTRSDVFAPGKGVHYRMHPANLPALTAARPDVCVLANNHVLDFGLPGLEETLDSLADAGLRTAGAGRNADEAHAPVDIPVGPGRRILVFALGALSSGIPPDWAASPDRPGVAYVHELSSAAAEALLQRVRRVKRPGDIVVVSVHWGSNWGYLVPRDQKHFARALIDGGVDIVHGHSSHHPRPVELYRGRLILYGCGDFIDDYEGISGYEEYRDDLRLGYLVSVAPDSGCPTGMRMFPLQARRMRLESAADQDRAWLRATLGRISKGVRIEEAADGMLGLVPPAAVP from the coding sequence ATGGGCGGCGGTGTGGTGAGGCTGTTCCTGTGCGGTGATGTCATGCTCGGGCGCGGCGTCGACCAGATCCTCCCGCACCCCGGAAATCCGGAGCTGCGCGAGGGGTACGTCACGGACGCCCGCTCGTACGTGGAACTGGCCGAGGCGGTCAGCGGCCCGATTCCCGCTCCGGTCGACCCCGGCTGGCCGTGGGGCGAGGCGCTGCGGCTGCTGGAGCGCGCCGCCCCGGACGCCCGGATCGTGAATCTGGAAACCTCGGTCACTCGCAGTGACGTGTTCGCGCCCGGCAAGGGGGTCCACTACCGGATGCACCCGGCCAACCTGCCCGCCCTGACGGCGGCCCGCCCCGATGTGTGCGTCCTGGCCAACAATCATGTGCTGGACTTCGGCCTGCCGGGCCTGGAGGAAACGCTCGACTCGCTCGCGGATGCGGGACTGCGGACCGCGGGCGCGGGACGGAACGCCGACGAGGCCCACGCGCCCGTGGACATCCCGGTCGGCCCCGGCCGTCGCATCCTGGTCTTCGCCCTCGGAGCGCTGTCCAGCGGCATCCCGCCCGACTGGGCCGCGAGCCCCGACCGGCCCGGCGTCGCCTACGTCCATGAGCTGTCGTCGGCGGCCGCCGAGGCCCTCCTCCAGCGAGTACGGCGGGTGAAGCGACCGGGGGACATCGTCGTCGTGTCGGTGCACTGGGGCTCCAACTGGGGCTATCTCGTCCCCCGCGACCAGAAGCACTTCGCACGCGCCCTGATCGACGGCGGCGTCGACATCGTCCACGGACACTCCTCGCACCATCCCCGCCCCGTCGAGCTGTACCGCGGGCGGCTGATCCTCTACGGCTGCGGCGACTTCATCGACGACTACGAGGGCATCTCGGGCTACGAGGAGTACCGCGACGACCTCCGGCTCGGCTACCTCGTCTCGGTGGCGCCCGACTCCGGGTGCCCGACCGGCATGCGGATGTTCCCCCTGCAGGCGCGCCGGATGCGGCTGGAGAGCGCGGCGGACCAGGACCGCGCATGGCTGCGCGCGACCCTCGGCCGGATCAGCAAGGGCGTACGCATCGAGGAGGCGGCCGACGGCATGCTCGGCCTCGTACCCCCGGCCGCCGTTCCCTGA
- a CDS encoding class I SAM-dependent methyltransferase, with amino-acid sequence MTAETAYHGDMGRQFALQATDSVYNAHTDRPAMLRLAGDVSGLHVLDVGCGAGHYAAELLRLGAVRVVGVEGSETLLQAARERLGDRVVLRRHDLEEPLDFLEDQSFDLAVMALVYHHIDARGQLLAEIRRVLRPGGKLLVSTTHPTGDWAYFGGSYFAEERVRLPFGDGFALSYVRMTLETFLGELLGAGFALEELTEPRAEPESRPLDPRRYDKTQRQPHFLAVRLRRL; translated from the coding sequence ATGACAGCCGAGACGGCGTATCACGGTGACATGGGCAGGCAGTTCGCGCTGCAGGCCACGGACAGCGTCTACAACGCCCACACCGACCGGCCGGCCATGCTCAGGCTCGCCGGTGACGTGAGCGGCCTACACGTTCTGGACGTCGGCTGCGGAGCCGGCCACTACGCCGCCGAACTGCTGCGGCTCGGTGCCGTGCGGGTCGTCGGCGTAGAGGGAAGCGAAACCCTGCTGCAGGCCGCGCGGGAGCGGCTCGGAGACCGAGTCGTGCTGCGTCGGCACGATCTGGAGGAGCCGCTGGACTTCCTGGAGGACCAGTCGTTCGACCTCGCCGTGATGGCCCTCGTCTACCACCACATCGACGCGCGCGGTCAGCTGCTGGCGGAGATCCGGCGGGTGCTGCGGCCGGGCGGCAAGCTCCTCGTCTCCACCACCCACCCCACCGGAGACTGGGCCTACTTCGGCGGGTCCTACTTCGCCGAGGAACGCGTCCGGCTGCCCTTCGGTGACGGGTTCGCGCTCAGCTATGTACGGATGACGCTGGAGACGTTCCTCGGCGAACTGCTCGGCGCGGGATTCGCGCTGGAGGAGCTGACGGAACCACGCGCCGAGCCGGAGTCCCGCCCGCTCGATCCCCGCCGCTACGACAAGACCCAGCGGCAGCCGCACTTCCTGGCCGTCAGGCTCCGCCGCCTCTGA